One part of the Phoenix dactylifera cultivar Barhee BC4 chromosome 4, palm_55x_up_171113_PBpolish2nd_filt_p, whole genome shotgun sequence genome encodes these proteins:
- the LOC103709869 gene encoding uncharacterized protein LOC103709869: MLAEKNDSIFAAASVDTSYSMIDHGPLEEDDEWVIVKKQRITILVPPPSPEQPQPEIPENNCTQTKSRRNVRRSSNIQKKRRQKQCKDGLKEHAVIRYENKVSVDDQPREAAVTPCEKRIQSACVRMKPRKSVHNLVAPLENPTLVNGSDHISGKPLLQQLSFVRVPGDGNVAVPNKTRIIRRSRTIGGAPRLPVGALNVVNQRMRALNLERELKGFGGLRNWLLSQDLDRFIRIFEREKLGVYQLVNLTMSKLKDMGADAVGPRRKLIHALDSLCHPYYFKALP; this comes from the coding sequence ATGTTAGCTGAAAAGAATGATTCCATCTTTGCTGCTGCCTCGGTTGACACATCTTACTCCATGATTGACCATGGTCCACTGGAAGAAGATGATGAGTGGGTGATAGTTAAAAAACAAAGAATCACCATTCTGGTTCCTCCTCCATCACCTGAACAGCCTCAACCTGAAATTCCTGAGAATAACTGCACCCAAACAAAGTCAAGGAGAAATGTTAGGAGAAGCTcaaatattcaaaagaaaaggcgTCAGAAGCAGTGCAAAGATGGGCTCAAGGAACATGCTGTCATCCGTTATGAGAACAAAGTTTCAGTTGATGATCAGCCCAGGGAAGCTGCTGTAACCCCTTGTGAGAAGAGAATACAGAGTGCTTGTGTCAGAATGAAACCTCGAAAATCTGTTCACAACCTTGTTGCTCCACTTGAAAATCCAACACTCGTTAATGGTTCTGATCACATTTCTGGAAAGCCATTGTTGCAGCAGCTGTCGTTTGTTCGTGTTCCTGGTGATGGAAATGTTGCAGTCCCCAATAAAACAAGAATAATTAGACGCTCGAGAACAATTGGAGGTGCCCCTAGGCTGCCAGTTGGTGCATTAAATGTTGTGAATCAGCGAATGCGAGCATTGAACCTTGAGAGGGAGCTCAAAGGATTTGGCGGGCTGAGAAACTGGCTGCTGTCTCAGGATCTTGATCGATTCATACGAATTTTTGAGAGGGAAAAGCTAGGCGTctatcagttggtcaatctcaCAATGAGCAAGCTCAAAGACATGGGAGCCGATGCAGTTGGACCAAGAAGGAAGCTGATTCATGCTCTTGACAGTCTCTGCCACCCCTACTATTTCAAGGCCTTGCCATGA